The proteins below come from a single Rosa rugosa chromosome 2, drRosRugo1.1, whole genome shotgun sequence genomic window:
- the LOC133732552 gene encoding dirigent protein 22-like, whose amino-acid sequence MARIPPIFATRFIVLSLLSSFALILVQGEDDHDFVRAMDRDLLGLKKEKLSHFKLYWHDIVSGKNPSSIGVVKSPVNSSTHFGFVNMIDNPLTEKPELSSKLLGRAQGFYASASQQEFGLLMAMNFHFIQGKYNGSTITVLGRNPVFNKVREMPVIGGSGLFRFARGYVEARTHTFTPSTRDAIVEYNAYVLHY is encoded by the coding sequence ATGGCCAGAATACCTCCCATCTTTGCTACACGGTTCATAGTTCTCtcccttctttcttcctttgcCCTAATTCTGGTCCAGGGAGAAGATGATCACGATTTCGTGAGAGCCATGGACCGCGATCTCTTGGGGCTCAAGAAAGAAAAGCTCAGCCACTTCAAGTTGTACTGGCATGACATTGTGAGCGGCAAAAACCCAAGCTCAATCGGAGTGGTGAAATCACCCGTTAACTCATCAACGCACTTCGGATTCGTGAACATGATCGACAATCCCCTCACCGAAAAGCCGGAGCTGAGCTCGAAGCTGCTGGGGAGGGCTCAAGGGTTCTACGCATCAGCTTCACAACAGGAGTTCGGGCTGTTGATGGCCATGAACTTTCATTTTATTCAGGGCAAGTACAACGGGAGCACCATAACTGTGCTGGGGAGGAACCCGGTATTCAACAAGGTGAGGGAAATGCCGGTGATCGGAGGAAGTGGACTTTTCAGGTTTGCAAGAGGTTATGTTGAAGCAAGAACTCACACATTCACTCCGAGCACCCGAGATGCCATCGTTGAGTACAATGCCTATGTGCTCCATTATTGA